The sequence TGCCGAATTCATGGATCAActgcggaggtggaggtcTCGGTTGGTCTGGGGGGCTCTAGGGATTAAGCTTGCTTCGGATGTGCAGCATGGCGGCTCCGGCAAAGGCAAATTCGTTGTTCAAGTCGTTGGCGATGGCACTTTTCTCTTCTCGGTGCCCGGCTCTGTGTATTGGATCGCCCGCCGATATGGTATTCCCGTCTTGACTATTGTTCTTAACAATAAAGGATGGAATGCGCCCCGGCGAAGCATGTTGCTTGTTCATCCACACGGAGATGGCTCGCGCGCAACAAACGAAGATCTCAACATCTCGTTTGCCCCCACGCCTGACTACGCAGGTATTGCAAAGGCTGCCGCGGGTGGGGAATTATGGGCTGGCCGAGCTTGTACAGTTGCTGAGCTTGCGCAAAAGCTGCCAGAGGCGATACAAAGCgtgagagaagggaaagcgGCGGTTTTGGAAGCGCAGCTTGACGGGACGGCTGGCAAGTACGCCGAGCCTTGAACCTTTCCACTATCCAAGGGGGAAAGGACATTGCTCTGGTGACAGCTCTGTCAGTTGATATAGTAAAGAATATTCAGATCGTTCGACTACACTTTATTGTCATGCGAAGGTCATCCATGTTTAGATACAGCAGCACACCGATTTTCCTCAATCTACGAAGCTGCGAACTGCCTGATTTTGTTTAAGAGCGATTAGCTTATCGCACGCCGATGCCGGCGATAGCCTTATCCATGCGGGGTCTGGGTGATACCGTACCTACGTGATACCAGTTTACCATCATCGGAAATAAAGTCTGTGGCTAATGACCACCTGCAGCCGGTATCATATCGTACCATGTCGTATCATGAACCCCCCTCCCAGTCTCCGAGCCCAGCGCCTTACGCACCCTACGCCCTACACTCTTCGAGGGCGGAGAGACGCATCTTTGGCGCGCACAAGAGAAATACTGGTGCACTGACAATACAGTCCAACAAGATGAATGTGTGTAGTTGAGTACAACGTACAGCGCCATTGGCTGGTTCTTAGAAATCCATGCTACAGTATCCTACGATCCTATGACGAGATCCAGATTCTTCCAGCTGAAGTGAGTCATGTGCCCCACGATCCGTAGTGCCGAGTGGATACTATTTTGTAAAGATGTAAAGTCCGCGGCGTTTTCCCTAACTCCCGCGTTAGCACTGTGTCTCCAAATCTCCTGTGTCCGCCGTATCTTGATCCTACGAACGTGCTTATAGACGGCGCACATACTTGCGACATACTAAGTGGTATTGCACGCGCGACATTTCTCATTCATCGCCATTCGAGGAGTCAGGTCGAGTGTTTGGAGAAGCGCAAAGACAGTTTCCAGACACAGAGGGGTTGAGCACATTATCCGACAAGATGAGCCCTCCTGCACCGATTGATGTCGACCTGGTCGGGGTCACAGATACCTCTTCTGTACCGGTTCCAGACCCGTTGACGGTCAATGGAATTTCAAGCTGGCGcgagaagatgacgaagatgccCACGGGGGTCGCTGCGGCCTGCAGCAGTGACATGTTCAAAAGCCCGGTACGGAGTTCACCCAATCTCCAAGAAATAACTATGCCTGAAGCTTGCGCTTGAGATAAACATGGAATATTGACTGATTCATCCGACGGTTGTAGGCTTGCTATACCAAACCAAAGGCTAAAAGCTTTGATCGTATGTGGTCACCAATGAATGCGAAAGACTGGAGCGCAAGTTTAACCAGATCTATATAGATCTTTTGTCACTTGAAGCCAAGTCCCGTCAGGTATGTGTCTACGTCGAAGCACTTGCCTGAGCGAACTCTGACCTTTGATTGTTACACCAGGCCTCGACTCTGAAGAACGCGGCTCGTTACCTCAAGAACCCAGGTACGCTCATTCTGCGAATCATCCTTGACAAGCCAATCGTTTCTAACCTGCAATTACAAAAAAAGGGATCATCTCTCTTGGAGGCGGTCTTCCCTCTCCGGAATACTTTCCCTTCGAATCGATTGGCATCAAAGTCCCGAATCCACCAGGATTTTCCCCAGAAGCCACACAGAAGTCTGGCTCCGTTGTGCATGCCGGAAAGCACGATATCAGAGACGGTAAAAGTCTCTACGGTGCGTCATATGTTCAGTCAAAAAACAAAGTGTCCAAGTTTTTCCGTACCGTTCATCTCTAATAATCATTGATTCCAGACTTGGAAATTGCACTCAATTATGGTCAGGCTACAGGATCAGCTCAGCTATTGAGGTTTGCCACAGAGCACACCGAGGTGAGAATtagatgaagaggaaattAATGAAGAGGATACTGAGCCTAGCAGATTATCCACAATCCTCCATACTCCGACTGGCAGTGTACCATGACTTCTGGTAGCACATATGCGTGGGACACGGCACTTCGTGTTCTGACCGAACGTGGTGATTACATTCTTATGGAGGAGTATACTTTTGCTAGCGCCGCCGAGACCGCTTTCCCTCTCGGCATCAAGACCGTGGGAGTCCCTATCGACGAGCAGGGTCTCATACCCGAAGCGATGGATGATATTCTGAGTAGCTGGAACGAGGAAGCCCGCGGAGCTCGCAAGCCTCATGTCCTGTACACAATCCCCACCGGTCAAAATCCGACCGGTGCTACTCAGTCTGCTGAGCGCCGCCGGGCCGTATACAAGGTTGCCCAGAAGCACGACATCTACATTGTCGAGGATGAGCCATATTATTTCTTACAGATGCAGCCTTATGTCGGCCAAggtgctcctcctccaccacccccggCCAACCACGATGAGTTCATCAAGTCTCTCgttccatctttcttgagTCTGGACGTTGACGGCCGTGTGTGTCGGTTGGAATCCTTCTCCAAGGTCATTGCCCCTGGCACTCGGGTTGGCTGGATTGTTGCCTCCGAGCAGATGGTTGAACGATTTGTTCGTACCTTTGAGGTTTCTTCACAAAACCCCAGCGGTATCTCCCAAGTCGTCCTCTACAAGCTTCTGGATGAGCACTGGGGTCATGCTGGCTATCTGGACTGGCTCATACACCTCCGTCTGGAATATACCAGCCGGCGAGATGCACTGCTTCACTCCTGTGAGAAGCATTTGCCCACTGAAATTGCTCACTGGGTCCCCCCAGCAGCGGGCATGTTCGTAAGTCATCTATCTGCATCATACGTAATGAGATGAAAATGAGACTAATCTGCCACTAGCACTGGATTGAAATTGATTGGAAAAAGCATCCTGGAGTTGCTGCTGGCAAGACACGAGAAGCGATCGAAGAGGAAATCTTCTTGAACGCTGTGGACAACCAAGTCCTTCTGTCGTGCGGCAGTTGGTTCAAGGCCGACCGATCAGCCGTGATGGAAAAGATGTTCTTCCGCGCAACTTATGCCGCGGCTTCATCGGAGAAAATTGATGAAGCTATCGCCCGCTTCGCAAAGTGTCTGCGTGAGCAGTTTGGTCTTTAGGATGGGAATTCGCAAGTTCGGTCACTGCATAAACAATCACAGGCAGCGATTTTGAGTGAAGAGTGCTATGCGATTAGACTTCCCCATCTTTTCGGCAAACTCAACCATACTGTCCAGTACAGCACATGAATTTGAGATGaacttccaaaaaaaattatcAAAATTTAAATTCATTAGAAACTTGTCTGTAAGCATTTAGCAAAAATTAGGCATCCATCTAGAAATTAAGGCCACTGATAGACTTGTACTGGGCTAAGCCAGAGGCTTATCTATGGGCGAGGCATGAATAAGTTGACACCTCAGGCTTGAAAAATCGTGTCATGATGCACACGTGATCATGGTGCTTCACAGCATCCATGACCATGATTGCTGTGAATAACACAGCTGGGTATGCAACGACTCCATATATCTGGGTCTTGTGTTCCTATATATGACCTCTGATGAGTTGTTTGTGCACTCTTGTAAAACAATAAATGATAGACAGTCCAGTGCGGTTTGTCATATCTTATGGATCCATGTAGCTAGGGATTGGTTCAGTTGCACAACGAACTTTCTGGCGCCATTAGAAGGTAAGTCGATCAAGCGTCGCGGATGTTTGCTAGAATCGCGAGTTCAGATCCCCCAGGTCTTTCATTTCGTCGTGTTCTTCATTTTTCTCGCTGCCTACCATCTACCATCAACTCTTTCTTTCCTACCCACTTCCCACATCCCATTCCACTCGCTCGATACACAGATCGATCGCGCAATATTGTGCCTCACTGAACTTCAAAATGGCTGATCAGTATCTCCAGAATTCTTACTCCTCCGAGGGACTCACTCATAGTACTCCTTCAGTGGGAGCTGATTCTGTCTTGGAACAGCATCATCCAGGCGATTCTGTGTTACCAAGTCTGCGCCGACGCAGGGCGATTGCTCCCCCGTCTCTCAATCTCGAGGCAAAAACGTTTGATCAAACGGCGACCTCGTTCGCTCTGCTGACGTGAGTCTCTTCGACGTGTGACTGTTGCCACTTGAACCCATCTTGCTGATTGGAATATGCCCCCGCGAATAGAGATTCTTCAACTCGCTTCCAACTACCCAAAATCTCTTCGGCGGGCCTCACAGAGCAGATCAGAGCTGAAACAGAGGAAAGCCTATTAGAGAGCGAATTTGATACCGAAAGTTGCTCTGAGGCTGCTCGTGACTCTGGTGCCCTTCTTTCTGATCTGCTTGACCGTCTTGAAGAAGCAGCGGCCAGATCGCCCGAACCTCGCTCTCAGGCCTCCGTCGCATTCGCAGCAGAGCGCTACGCCCAAAGTGACTTCAACACCGATCCTGCAGCCGAGGACAAGAGATTGGACTTTCTGCAAGCCTTACAGCCTTGGCCGGGATCTACTGAAGAAAATCCAGTATCAGGCGTGGAAACGACAGGTGGCTTCACTCTCAGCCAATCGTACAGAGTGCTCTTGGAGAGGTTTCCCTCAAATATTACTGACGAGAGCGGGAGCAAGAAGCAAGACACCAGGGAATCACAGGTTGGTAAAGATTCTCGTTCTGACCCCAAAAACGAGAATACTTCGCCAGTGACGCCCCAGCCGAAACGtcgcaaaaagaaagatttgACGCCTACGCTGTCCCCGTTTCTCTTTGGCCCGTTTCCTACTCCGACCGCACATCGTCAATTCATTAATACGCCACCCTCCCAGTCTTTGTCATCGCAAAATTCATCCTCGCCTTGTCAACCGACTTCACCCACGCCACAGCCTCAATTGAGCCTGAAAAGGAGATCTACCAAACGATCAAGACTTCATCTCTCTGATCTATTTAAGCAGCGCCAAGGATCAAATTAATCCCGGGTGAGCCAACGAGGCGGGTGTTTGTGGCGAGGGTCATTTCCAGAACTGTACATTTTCTTGTCGAACTTCTCGTTACAGCGCTTTTCAAAACTATCGCAAACGATAATATCGTTTCAAGATGGATTCTCGGGGGTCACAACTGTTGGACCCATCCTCTGCGATGGCTGCAATCACAAGACACAAAGCGGAAGCGATCAAACTGGCACGAGAGCAAGGAACGGCGGTCAAAGAGATGTGTCGTCGTGCAAAGACAGATGTGCCACCATATGAATTCGAGGAATTAATTGGAAAAGGTGCTTATGGCCGGGTCTACAAAGGTCGACAAATGCCTTCTGGCCGACTTGTGGCTATCAAGGTTCTCGACGTCGACAACTTAGATTACAAGTCTTTGCGCGACTTTCGAGACGAATCAATCAAGGACTTTATTCACGAAACGAAGGTTATGAAACAAGTCAAGGACTCGGGAGCGAAGAATATCAACGAAATCATTGAAGCGATTTCCATCCATTCTCAGCTGTGGCTTGTCTGCGAATACTGTCCAGGTGGTAGTGTCCGAACGCTGGTGAGTAAGACCTTTTTTCAACCGACAAGTAATTCGTCTAATTTTACTTAGATGCGTGCGACCAATGATAAACTTGAGGAGAAATACATCATTCCCATTGCAAGGGAGCTCGCAGTCGGCTTGCACGCAATCCACGAGGCGGGAATTATTCATCGCGATGTCAAAGGTACGGGTTACCCTTGTTTAGGCTAACACTGCCGTCGCTGATTTGGGTCTTCAGCCGCAAATGTTTTGATTCACGAGGAGGGTCGTCTCGAGATTTGTGACTTTGGTGTTGCAGGTGTTCTCCAGTCGCAGCGTGATAAACGATCCACCTGGATTGGAACACCGCACTGGATGCCACCAGAGATGTTTGCAACTCGTGGAGAAGCACACAAGTACGGCAGCGAGGTGAGCTCGTTCCAGTTTAGTCATTTTCACAATGACAGGGCTGATTCATCTAGATCGATGTGTGGGCGTATGGATGCACATTGTTTGAATTTGCGACAGGAAATCCCCCAAACTCCGGCCTCCGTGAGCGTATGCAAATCGGACGGCAGCTCAGTCGGAATACGCCCAAGCTTGACAGTGCTGGTTATAGTGAGGGATTGAAAGACCTGATTGCATTTGCATTGGATTCAAACCCTGCCACTCGTCCAACTATGGCAGATATCTTGGCTCATCCTTACATCGCCAACACAGAAGAAGAGTACCCCACATCATCTGTGAGCGAGCTCGTGAGAAATTACTACCAGTGGTCTCAGAGGGGTGGTCAGCGcatctccctctttcatccaggcggtgctgctgctgctgaacTTCCCGGGgcggaagaggcagaggaTGATTGGAATTTCAGCACTACCGATGGCTTTGAGCGGCGGTTTTCGGTTATTGATCTGGACCAAATCGCAGCCTCGCTCGCAGCTTTAGAGGAAGAGATCAGCCCTACCACTCCGCTCCCGGAGCACGATTTTAATGACGATGTGTCTGACATTGACATGGACCCTGAGCAGAAGGCCAACTTTGATGAACGGGTCAGGAGAGGTGCTGCAGCCATGGAGGGACTTTTCGACGAGGAGAAGCCGAGCTACAAATACGAGACCAAGAACGATTTTGTGCCAATACAGCCTCCCCAGCCTGTGTCGGACCTACCCCTTCGTACTGAGACCGATCGTTCATCTGTGACATCAACCTTTATCGACATTGATATTGGGTCTTTTGACTCGTCCCACTACGCAGCTGGAGCACCATTGGCGCAGCCATTCCAACTGGCCAATGCGGACACTATCCGAGCCAATCGGTCGAGCATTCGAGGCTCTCGCAACTCGAATGAGAATAGCTCCCAATCGTCTAACAGCGATGCAGAGGGGGACAACCCTCACGAGGAAACCTTTAAGCCAATCTCCGGACCACGACCCCCGACGATGGATTGGAAATTCCCTGGATTCATGAAGCCCGAAGAGGAGGTTGTGAAAGAGTCCTTGAAAGAAATACCTGAGCCGGAGCCTTCACCGGATCGATCTTTCCAGGCCGAAAAACGGGCGACCATGGAGTGGACTTTCCCCGTCATGTCGAGTCAAGTCAACGAATCTAGCTCCAGTACTCATGACGAGGCTGAGCAACACCATGATACTCTACGCGCGCCGACTGCACACCCACCTCCACTTGTTGAAGAGCCAAGCATATCGCGCCCCTCTACCTCTGCATCGCATACTTCTACCATGTCCGATTCTGACTATGATCCATTCCGATTTGATCGTCCCACTACTCCTCAGGCCAACCTGCCGCAGCCTGGAAGCTCATTCGACTCGGGGTTCCCCGTGTTGAATGAATCAACCGATGATGAAGGGTCGGACTCGGCAGGTTTACTGGATGGACCTGGGccggacgaggaagatgaaaatcCTCTCTGGGCTGAGAGCAGTGAGATCCTCTCCCAGAAAAATGCACCTCCCTTGCCCACCGCCATTCCCTTGCATGGAGGTCAAGGGGGCCCTCCGCCGCCTGTTTCCGAGCCAGGATCACCGATCTATGATGAGCCTTTGCAGACTGCTCGTCGGGATGTCGGTCGGCTCAGGAAGCCAGAGTTAGGGCTCATCTCTTTCCCACCCGTGCATCCTCCAAGCATGGAAAGCCTGTTGGAAGGGGCCGACGATGCTACTATCACAGCCGAGTTGGACCGCTTGCTTGGTGATTTCCTAGGTGCACTCTCCGCAACGGGCAT comes from Penicillium oxalicum strain HP7-1 chromosome I, whole genome shotgun sequence and encodes:
- a CDS encoding Aromatic amino acid aminotransferase; protein product: MSPPAPIDVDLVGVTDTSSVPVPDPLTVNGISSWREKMTKMPTGVAAACSSDMFKSPACYTKPKAKSFDHLLSLEAKSRQASTLKNAARYLKNPGIISLGGGLPSPEYFPFESIGIKVPNPPGFSPEATQKSGSVVHAGKHDIRDGKSLYDLEIALNYGQATGSAQLLRFATEHTEIIHNPPYSDWQCTMTSGSTYAWDTALRVLTERGDYILMEEYTFASAAETAFPLGIKTVGVPIDEQGLIPEAMDDILSSWNEEARGARKPHVLYTIPTGQNPTGATQSAERRRAVYKVAQKHDIYIVEDEPYYFLQMQPYVGQGAPPPPPPANHDEFIKSLVPSFLSLDVDGRVCRLESFSKVIAPGTRVGWIVASEQMVERFVRTFEVSSQNPSGISQVVLYKLLDEHWGHAGYLDWLIHLRLEYTSRRDALLHSCEKHLPTEIAHWVPPAAGMFHWIEIDWKKHPGVAAGKTREAIEEEIFLNAVDNQVLLSCGSWFKADRSAVMEKMFFRATYAAASSEKIDEAIARFAKCLREQFGL